In Erythrolamprus reginae isolate rEryReg1 unplaced genomic scaffold, rEryReg1.hap1 H_48, whole genome shotgun sequence, a single window of DNA contains:
- the LOC139155705 gene encoding probable tubulin polyglutamylase TTLL9 isoform X1: MAKNKNANHKGPYGCQKLKEREPRASIRFKCALTNTILDVLQQRPGWVEVKDEGEWDFYWCDVRWLQENFDHTYMDEHVRISHFRNHYELTRKNYTVKNLKRLRKQLERESGKLEAMKCDFFPKTFEMPSEYHLFVEEFRKNPGITWIMKPVARSQGRGIFLFRKLKDVIDWRKDAVRSDDQKDDIPVENYVAQRYIENPYLIGGRKFDLRVYVLVMSYLPLKAWLYRDGFARFSNTRFTLNTLDDQYIHLTNVAVQKTAPDYDPEKGCKWMIQQFRLYLTAKHGAEAVEMLFSEMDNIFIKSLQSVQKVIISDKHCFELYGYDILIDQNLKPWLLEVNASPSLTASSQEDHELKTRILEDTLNIVDMEGRLTGKEKRVGGFDLMWNDGPISREEANLDTPMNGFVANTHLGYSNDRKKQLKQLFKSFQAQQKI; encoded by the exons ggAACCCCGAGCTTCCATCCGATTCAAGTGTGCCCTCACCAACACCATCTTAGACGTCCTTCAGCAGCGACCGGGATGGGTGGAAGTGAAAGA CGAGGGCGAGTGGGACTTTTACTGGTGCGACGTCCGATGGCTGCAGGAAAACTTCGACCACACCTACATGGACGAACACGTTCGCATCAGCCACTTCCGCAACCATTACGAG CTGACTCGGAAGAACTACACCGTCAAAAACTTGAAGCGCCTCCGGAAACAGCTGGAGAGGGAATCTGGGAAGCTGGAGGCCATGAAGTGCGACTTCTTCCCCAAGACCTTTGAGATGCCCTCCGAGTATCACCTGTTTGTGGAGGAGTTTCGGAAGAATCCAGGCATCACCTGGATCATGAAACCG GTTGCCCGATCGCAAGGCAGAGGCATTTTTCTCTTCCGGAAACTCAAGGATGTGATTGATTGGAGGAAg GATGCCGTCCGCAGCGACGATCAGAAAGATGACATTCCGGTGGAGAATTACGTCGCTCAGCGTTATATCGAGAACCCGTATTTAATAGGGG GTCGGAAATTTGACTTACGGGTCTACGTTTTAGTAATGTCG TATCTCCCCCTCAAAGCCTGGCTGTACCGAGACGGTTTTGCTCGCTTCTCCAACACGAGGTTCACCCTGAACACCCTGGATGACCAGT ACATCCATCTGACCAACGTAGCTGTGCAGAAGACGGCCCCCGACTACGATCCAGAGAAA GGCTGCAAATGGATGATCCAGCAGTTCCGCCTTTACCTGACGGCCAAGCACGGGGCCGAAGCGGTGGAGATGCTCTTCTCCGAGATGGACAACATCTTCATCAAGAGCCTCCAGAGCGTCCAGAAAGTCATCATCAGCGACAAGCATTGCTTTGAGCTCTACGGCTACGACATCCTCATCGACCAGAACCTCAAGCC GTGGCTGTTAGAAGTCAATGCCTCGCCCTCTCTGACTGCCAGCAGCCAGGAAGACCACGAGCTCAAGACACGGATCTTGGAAGACACGTTGAACATTGTGGACATGGAAGGCCG TTTGACAGGGAAGGAAAAACGTGTCGGGGGCTTTGATCTCATGTGGAACGACGGCCCCATCAGCCGAGAAGAGGCAAATCTGGACACGCCGATGAACGGCTTCGTGGCAAACACCCACCTAG GTTACAGCAACGACAGGAAGAAACAGCTGAAGCAACTTTTCAAGTCGTTCCAGGCTCAGCAAAAAATTTAA
- the LOC139155705 gene encoding probable tubulin polyglutamylase TTLL9 isoform X3 → MGGSERLTRKNYTVKNLKRLRKQLERESGKLEAMKCDFFPKTFEMPSEYHLFVEEFRKNPGITWIMKPVARSQGRGIFLFRKLKDVIDWRKDAVRSDDQKDDIPVENYVAQRYIENPYLIGGRKFDLRVYVLVMSYLPLKAWLYRDGFARFSNTRFTLNTLDDQYIHLTNVAVQKTAPDYDPEKGCKWMIQQFRLYLTAKHGAEAVEMLFSEMDNIFIKSLQSVQKVIISDKHCFELYGYDILIDQNLKPWLLEVNASPSLTASSQEDHELKTRILEDTLNIVDMEGRLTGKEKRVGGFDLMWNDGPISREEANLDTPMNGFVANTHLGYSNDRKKQLKQLFKSFQAQQKI, encoded by the exons ATGGGTGGAAGTGAAAGA CTGACTCGGAAGAACTACACCGTCAAAAACTTGAAGCGCCTCCGGAAACAGCTGGAGAGGGAATCTGGGAAGCTGGAGGCCATGAAGTGCGACTTCTTCCCCAAGACCTTTGAGATGCCCTCCGAGTATCACCTGTTTGTGGAGGAGTTTCGGAAGAATCCAGGCATCACCTGGATCATGAAACCG GTTGCCCGATCGCAAGGCAGAGGCATTTTTCTCTTCCGGAAACTCAAGGATGTGATTGATTGGAGGAAg GATGCCGTCCGCAGCGACGATCAGAAAGATGACATTCCGGTGGAGAATTACGTCGCTCAGCGTTATATCGAGAACCCGTATTTAATAGGGG GTCGGAAATTTGACTTACGGGTCTACGTTTTAGTAATGTCG TATCTCCCCCTCAAAGCCTGGCTGTACCGAGACGGTTTTGCTCGCTTCTCCAACACGAGGTTCACCCTGAACACCCTGGATGACCAGT ACATCCATCTGACCAACGTAGCTGTGCAGAAGACGGCCCCCGACTACGATCCAGAGAAA GGCTGCAAATGGATGATCCAGCAGTTCCGCCTTTACCTGACGGCCAAGCACGGGGCCGAAGCGGTGGAGATGCTCTTCTCCGAGATGGACAACATCTTCATCAAGAGCCTCCAGAGCGTCCAGAAAGTCATCATCAGCGACAAGCATTGCTTTGAGCTCTACGGCTACGACATCCTCATCGACCAGAACCTCAAGCC GTGGCTGTTAGAAGTCAATGCCTCGCCCTCTCTGACTGCCAGCAGCCAGGAAGACCACGAGCTCAAGACACGGATCTTGGAAGACACGTTGAACATTGTGGACATGGAAGGCCG TTTGACAGGGAAGGAAAAACGTGTCGGGGGCTTTGATCTCATGTGGAACGACGGCCCCATCAGCCGAGAAGAGGCAAATCTGGACACGCCGATGAACGGCTTCGTGGCAAACACCCACCTAG GTTACAGCAACGACAGGAAGAAACAGCTGAAGCAACTTTTCAAGTCGTTCCAGGCTCAGCAAAAAATTTAA
- the LOC139155705 gene encoding probable tubulin polyglutamylase TTLL9 isoform X2, producing the protein MAKNKNANHKGPYGCQKLKEREGEWDFYWCDVRWLQENFDHTYMDEHVRISHFRNHYELTRKNYTVKNLKRLRKQLERESGKLEAMKCDFFPKTFEMPSEYHLFVEEFRKNPGITWIMKPVARSQGRGIFLFRKLKDVIDWRKDAVRSDDQKDDIPVENYVAQRYIENPYLIGGRKFDLRVYVLVMSYLPLKAWLYRDGFARFSNTRFTLNTLDDQYIHLTNVAVQKTAPDYDPEKGCKWMIQQFRLYLTAKHGAEAVEMLFSEMDNIFIKSLQSVQKVIISDKHCFELYGYDILIDQNLKPWLLEVNASPSLTASSQEDHELKTRILEDTLNIVDMEGRLTGKEKRVGGFDLMWNDGPISREEANLDTPMNGFVANTHLGYSNDRKKQLKQLFKSFQAQQKI; encoded by the exons CGAGGGCGAGTGGGACTTTTACTGGTGCGACGTCCGATGGCTGCAGGAAAACTTCGACCACACCTACATGGACGAACACGTTCGCATCAGCCACTTCCGCAACCATTACGAG CTGACTCGGAAGAACTACACCGTCAAAAACTTGAAGCGCCTCCGGAAACAGCTGGAGAGGGAATCTGGGAAGCTGGAGGCCATGAAGTGCGACTTCTTCCCCAAGACCTTTGAGATGCCCTCCGAGTATCACCTGTTTGTGGAGGAGTTTCGGAAGAATCCAGGCATCACCTGGATCATGAAACCG GTTGCCCGATCGCAAGGCAGAGGCATTTTTCTCTTCCGGAAACTCAAGGATGTGATTGATTGGAGGAAg GATGCCGTCCGCAGCGACGATCAGAAAGATGACATTCCGGTGGAGAATTACGTCGCTCAGCGTTATATCGAGAACCCGTATTTAATAGGGG GTCGGAAATTTGACTTACGGGTCTACGTTTTAGTAATGTCG TATCTCCCCCTCAAAGCCTGGCTGTACCGAGACGGTTTTGCTCGCTTCTCCAACACGAGGTTCACCCTGAACACCCTGGATGACCAGT ACATCCATCTGACCAACGTAGCTGTGCAGAAGACGGCCCCCGACTACGATCCAGAGAAA GGCTGCAAATGGATGATCCAGCAGTTCCGCCTTTACCTGACGGCCAAGCACGGGGCCGAAGCGGTGGAGATGCTCTTCTCCGAGATGGACAACATCTTCATCAAGAGCCTCCAGAGCGTCCAGAAAGTCATCATCAGCGACAAGCATTGCTTTGAGCTCTACGGCTACGACATCCTCATCGACCAGAACCTCAAGCC GTGGCTGTTAGAAGTCAATGCCTCGCCCTCTCTGACTGCCAGCAGCCAGGAAGACCACGAGCTCAAGACACGGATCTTGGAAGACACGTTGAACATTGTGGACATGGAAGGCCG TTTGACAGGGAAGGAAAAACGTGTCGGGGGCTTTGATCTCATGTGGAACGACGGCCCCATCAGCCGAGAAGAGGCAAATCTGGACACGCCGATGAACGGCTTCGTGGCAAACACCCACCTAG GTTACAGCAACGACAGGAAGAAACAGCTGAAGCAACTTTTCAAGTCGTTCCAGGCTCAGCAAAAAATTTAA